A portion of the Bacteroides faecium genome contains these proteins:
- the recA gene encoding recombinase RecA — protein sequence MAKKDELNFETDNKMASSEKLKALQAAMEKIEKSFGKGSIMKMGDDSVEQIEVIPTGSIALNVALGVGGYPRGRIIEIYGPESSGKTTLAIHAIAEAQKAGGIAAFIDAEHAFDRFYASKLGVDVDNLWISQPDNGEQALEIAEQLIRSSAIDIIVIDSVAALTPKAEIEGDMGDNKVGLQARLMSQALRKLTGTVSKTRTTCIFINQLREKIGVMFGNPETTTGGNALKFYASVRIDIRGSQAIKDGEEILGKLTKVKVVKNKVAPPFRRAEFDIMFGEGISHSGEIIDLGAELGIIKKSGSWYSYNDTKLGQGRDAAKQCIMDNPELAEELEGLIFEELKKK from the coding sequence ATGGCAAAGAAAGACGAACTTAATTTTGAAACAGATAATAAAATGGCATCAAGCGAAAAACTAAAAGCCTTACAGGCTGCCATGGAAAAGATAGAAAAGAGCTTCGGTAAAGGTTCTATCATGAAAATGGGTGACGATAGTGTTGAACAGATAGAAGTGATCCCGACAGGCTCTATTGCCTTGAACGTGGCACTTGGCGTAGGTGGTTACCCAAGAGGTAGAATAATCGAAATATACGGCCCGGAATCTTCCGGTAAAACGACATTGGCTATTCATGCCATTGCTGAAGCACAGAAGGCCGGCGGTATCGCTGCTTTCATTGATGCAGAACATGCTTTCGACCGTTTCTACGCTTCCAAACTGGGAGTAGACGTAGACAACCTCTGGATTTCTCAACCGGATAACGGAGAACAGGCTTTGGAAATAGCCGAGCAATTGATTCGTTCTTCCGCTATTGACATTATTGTTATTGACTCCGTTGCCGCATTGACTCCCAAAGCGGAGATTGAAGGTGATATGGGCGACAATAAGGTAGGTTTGCAAGCACGTTTGATGTCGCAGGCATTACGTAAGTTGACCGGTACAGTCAGCAAGACGCGTACAACTTGTATCTTTATCAACCAGTTGCGTGAAAAAATCGGTGTAATGTTCGGTAATCCGGAAACAACCACCGGTGGTAATGCTCTGAAATTCTATGCTTCCGTCCGTATAGATATTCGTGGTAGCCAGGCTATCAAAGATGGTGAAGAAATTCTTGGTAAACTGACTAAAGTGAAAGTAGTGAAGAATAAAGTAGCTCCTCCTTTCCGTAGAGCCGAATTTGACATCATGTTTGGTGAAGGTATCTCCCACTCCGGTGAAATCATCGACTTGGGTGCTGAACTGGGAATCATCAAAAAGAGTGGTTCATGGTATAGCTACAACGACACTAAGTTAGGGCAGGGACGCGATGCAGCAAAACAATGTATCATGGATAATCCAGAGCTTGCGGAAGAACTGGAAGGACTGATTTTCGAAGAACTGAAAAAGAAATAA
- a CDS encoding S1C family serine protease, with translation MKKINRCDIFVFITLLMCACAHKSGHGERVMISSNYKSEGVQKENGRLDNYAKTIKRKGGKMEGPEIFRKYTSAVFMVFTSDGRNTYQGSGFFINNHGLAVSNYHVFKGTGIGIEEIKLAGSDVTYKVTDIIQKSIDRDFVIFKVNCDNTNYIPIATNKPKVGEKVFAIGSPRGLENTFSSGEVSQWRDQNLMQISALIDHGSSGGALINEYGEVIGITSGTFYDGSQANLNYAWSIDVIKSYITMKD, from the coding sequence ATGAAGAAGATAAATAGATGTGATATATTTGTATTTATTACTTTACTTATGTGTGCTTGCGCTCATAAGTCAGGACATGGTGAAAGAGTAATGATAAGTTCAAATTATAAGAGTGAGGGTGTTCAAAAAGAGAATGGGAGATTGGATAACTATGCTAAAACAATAAAACGTAAAGGGGGAAAAATGGAAGGTCCTGAGATTTTCAGGAAATACACTTCTGCTGTTTTTATGGTATTTACATCTGATGGAAGAAATACTTATCAAGGATCTGGCTTTTTCATAAATAATCATGGCTTGGCTGTAAGTAATTACCATGTGTTTAAAGGTACTGGCATTGGAATTGAGGAGATTAAGTTAGCAGGAAGTGATGTTACATATAAGGTGACGGATATAATACAAAAGAGTATTGACAGGGATTTTGTTATTTTTAAAGTTAATTGTGATAACACAAATTATATTCCGATAGCAACGAATAAACCCAAAGTTGGAGAAAAAGTTTTTGCAATAGGTAGTCCACGTGGACTCGAAAATACTTTTTCTTCAGGAGAAGTATCGCAGTGGCGGGATCAAAATTTGATGCAAATAAGTGCGCTTATCGATCATGGTAGTAGTGGAGGAGCATTAATAAATGAATATGGGGAAGTTATAGGGATTACATCTGGAACATTTTATGATGGTTCACAAGCAAATTTGAATTATGCTTGGAGTATTGATGTAATAAAATCTTATATAACAATGAAAGATTAA
- a CDS encoding DUF1810 domain-containing protein, protein MGDYNLQRFLDAQQGDYERALAEVRNGRKYSHWVWYIFPQLKGLGMSYNSQYYGISGKEEAEAYLAHPILGERLREITSAFLQLKGKTAQDVFGALDAMKVLSCMTLFNEVAPDGLFQQVIEQYYRSETDEMTKRMLDK, encoded by the coding sequence ATGGGAGACTATAATTTGCAGCGATTTCTTGACGCCCAACAAGGTGATTATGAACGTGCCCTTGCAGAAGTTAGAAACGGGCGGAAATATTCCCATTGGGTTTGGTATATATTTCCTCAACTGAAAGGGTTGGGAATGAGTTATAATTCACAGTATTATGGAATCAGTGGCAAAGAAGAGGCTGAAGCATATCTGGCGCATCCGATTCTGGGTGAAAGACTAAGAGAAATAACATCGGCTTTTCTGCAATTGAAAGGTAAGACGGCGCAGGACGTTTTCGGCGCGTTGGATGCGATGAAGGTACTTTCGTGCATGACGCTTTTTAATGAGGTTGCTCCTGATGGTTTGTTTCAGCAGGTGATAGAACAATATTATCGGAGCGAAACGGATGAGATGACAAAAAGAATGTTGGATAAATAA
- the bcp gene encoding thioredoxin-dependent thiol peroxidase, translating into MINVGDKAPEVLGINEKGEEIRLSAYKGKKIVLYFYPKDSTSGCTAQACNLRDNYSDLRKAGYEVIGVSVDNEKSHQKFIEKNNLPFTLIADTDKKLVEEFGVWGEKKLYGRAYMGTFRTTFLINEEGIVERIITPKEVKTKEHASQILNQ; encoded by the coding sequence ATGATTAACGTTGGAGATAAAGCACCGGAAGTATTAGGCATCAATGAAAAAGGTGAAGAAATCCGTTTGAGTGCTTACAAAGGAAAAAAGATTGTGCTGTATTTCTACCCGAAGGACAGCACATCGGGTTGTACAGCGCAAGCGTGCAATCTGCGCGATAATTATTCCGACCTGCGTAAAGCCGGTTATGAAGTAATCGGTGTCAGTGTAGACAATGAAAAGTCGCATCAGAAATTCATAGAGAAAAACAATCTTCCTTTCACACTGATTGCCGACACAGACAAGAAGTTGGTAGAAGAATTTGGCGTATGGGGAGAAAAGAAACTGTACGGACGTGCATATATGGGTACTTTCCGCACTACTTTCCTGATTAACGAAGAAGGAATCGTAGAACGGATTATCACTCCGAAAGAAGTGAAAACCAAAGAACATGCCTCACAGATTTTAAATCAATAA
- a CDS encoding YccF domain-containing protein codes for MGCLMNLLWLLLGGIFTAVEYLISSILMMITIIGIPFGMQTLKLAGLALWPFGKEVRSGSRSSGCLYILMNVIWLFVGGIWICLSHLVFGAVLCITIIGIPFGLQHFKLAALALSPFGKDIVTV; via the coding sequence ATGGGCTGTTTGATGAATCTTTTATGGCTGTTGCTTGGCGGTATTTTTACGGCAGTGGAATACCTTATTTCAAGTATATTGATGATGATTACTATTATCGGTATTCCCTTCGGAATGCAAACGTTAAAGTTGGCAGGACTCGCTTTGTGGCCTTTTGGCAAAGAGGTGAGAAGCGGGAGCCGTTCCAGCGGTTGCCTTTATATCCTGATGAATGTGATATGGCTATTTGTGGGCGGTATCTGGATTTGTTTGTCACATTTGGTTTTTGGAGCGGTTCTGTGTATAACTATTATTGGGATTCCTTTTGGTTTGCAGCACTTTAAGCTGGCAGCATTAGCATTGTCACCTTTTGGAAAGGATATTGTAACTGTGTGA
- a CDS encoding DUF6804 family protein, whose translation MNRIKIILIILLLICLAPMPYGYYTLIRYLSAIVFTIMAYDYGKNQKTLCMICVILVGLFQPVIKIPLGREVWNLVDILVAVFLLLLLERKIPKNKEKS comes from the coding sequence ATGAACAGAATAAAAATAATATTGATCATTCTTCTACTGATTTGTTTAGCTCCAATGCCTTATGGCTATTATACCTTGATTCGATATTTATCGGCTATTGTATTTACTATTATGGCGTATGACTATGGTAAGAATCAAAAAACACTTTGTATGATTTGCGTAATCTTGGTAGGACTGTTTCAGCCTGTAATAAAAATACCATTAGGACGTGAAGTTTGGAATCTAGTAGATATATTAGTTGCCGTTTTCTTGTTACTTTTATTGGAGAGAAAAATTCCAAAGAATAAAGAAAAATCTTAA
- a CDS encoding saccharopine dehydrogenase family protein translates to MGRVLIIGAGGVGTVVAHKVAQNADVFTDIMIASRTKEKCDKIVEAIGNPTIKTAKVDADNVEELVALFNDFKPEMVINVALPYQDLTIMEACLKAGVNYLDTANYEPKDEAHFEYSWQWAYHDRFKEAGLTAILGCGFDPGVSGIYTAYAAKHYFDEIQYLDIVDCNAGNHHKAFATNFNPEINIREITQNGRYYENGKWVTTGPLEIHKDLTYPNIGPRDSYLLYHEELESLVKHFPTIKRARFWMTFGQEYLTHLRVIQNIGMARIDEVDYNGVKIVPLQFLKAVLPNPQDLGENYEGETSIGCRIRGLKDGKERTYYVYNNCSHQEAYKETGMQGVSYTTGVPAMIGAMMFFKGEWKRPGVNNVEEFNPDPFMEQLNKQGLPWHEVIDRDLEL, encoded by the coding sequence ATGGGTAGAGTTCTTATTATTGGTGCAGGCGGTGTTGGCACTGTCGTTGCGCACAAAGTGGCACAAAATGCCGATGTATTTACAGATATCATGATTGCCAGCCGTACAAAAGAGAAATGCGACAAAATTGTCGAGGCAATAGGGAATCCCACTATAAAGACGGCCAAAGTCGACGCAGATAATGTGGAAGAACTGGTAGCCTTATTCAACGATTTCAAACCGGAAATGGTGATTAACGTCGCTCTTCCTTACCAAGACCTGACCATCATGGAAGCTTGCCTGAAAGCTGGAGTGAACTATCTGGACACCGCCAATTATGAGCCGAAGGATGAAGCTCATTTTGAATATAGCTGGCAGTGGGCTTATCATGACCGCTTCAAGGAAGCCGGTTTGACAGCTATCCTCGGTTGCGGATTCGACCCGGGAGTAAGCGGCATCTATACGGCTTATGCAGCCAAACATTATTTTGACGAAATTCAATACCTGGATATTGTAGACTGTAATGCCGGAAATCATCATAAGGCATTTGCCACTAACTTCAATCCGGAAATCAATATCCGCGAAATTACGCAGAACGGACGTTATTATGAAAACGGCAAGTGGGTAACCACCGGCCCGTTGGAAATTCATAAAGACCTGACTTATCCGAATATCGGCCCCCGTGACTCCTATCTTCTTTATCACGAAGAACTGGAATCATTGGTGAAACACTTCCCGACTATCAAACGTGCCCGCTTCTGGATGACTTTCGGACAAGAATATTTAACCCACTTACGTGTTATTCAGAATATCGGCATGGCTCGTATTGATGAAGTCGACTATAACGGGGTGAAGATTGTACCTCTGCAATTCTTGAAAGCTGTATTGCCTAATCCACAGGATTTAGGTGAGAACTATGAAGGTGAAACTTCCATCGGTTGCCGTATCCGTGGCCTGAAAGACGGAAAAGAGCGCACTTACTATGTTTACAATAATTGTAGCCATCAGGAAGCATATAAGGAAACGGGTATGCAGGGAGTAAGCTACACCACCGGAGTTCCGGCAATGATCGGAGCTATGATGTTCTTCAAAGGAGAATGGAAACGTCCGGGTGTAAACAATGTAGAGGAGTTCAATCCGGATCCGTTTATGGAGCAACTGAACAAACAGGGTTTGCCTTGGCATGAAGTAATCGACCGGGATTTGGAATTGTAA
- a CDS encoding YeiH family protein: MISTATKTLQTNNKTIYVALLFTLTFFLFLDYIPGLEAWSAWVTPPVALFLGLIFALTCGQAHPKFNKKTSKYLLQYSVVGLGFGMNLHSALASGKEGMEFTVISVIGTLVIGWFIGRKLFKIDRNTAYLISSGTAICGGSAIAAVGPVLRAKDSEMSVALGTIFILNAIALFIFPMIGHALNMDQQQFGTWAAIAIHDTSSVVGAGAAYGEEALKVATTIKLTRALWIIPMAFATSFIFKSKGQKISIPWFIFFFVLAMVVNTYLLDGVPQLGMAINGIARKTLTITMFFIGASLSIDVLKAVGVKPLVQGVLLWIVISLSTLAYIYFV, translated from the coding sequence ATGATTTCAACAGCTACAAAAACGTTGCAGACAAACAACAAGACAATCTATGTTGCGTTACTTTTTACTTTGACTTTCTTTCTGTTTTTAGATTATATTCCGGGATTGGAAGCATGGTCGGCATGGGTGACTCCACCGGTTGCTCTGTTTCTCGGACTTATTTTTGCATTGACTTGCGGACAGGCACATCCGAAATTTAATAAGAAAACATCTAAGTATTTATTGCAATATTCAGTTGTTGGACTGGGATTCGGAATGAATCTTCATTCGGCTTTAGCTTCCGGTAAGGAAGGTATGGAGTTTACTGTAATTTCTGTTATCGGTACTTTAGTGATTGGTTGGTTTATCGGACGTAAGTTGTTCAAGATAGACCGGAATACCGCTTATCTTATCAGTTCGGGAACTGCTATCTGTGGTGGTAGTGCCATTGCGGCAGTAGGACCGGTGCTGAGAGCGAAGGATAGTGAAATGTCTGTTGCACTGGGCACTATTTTTATCCTGAACGCAATCGCACTCTTTATCTTCCCGATGATTGGTCATGCCTTGAATATGGATCAACAGCAGTTTGGAACATGGGCGGCAATTGCCATCCACGATACAAGTTCGGTAGTCGGTGCAGGTGCAGCATACGGTGAAGAAGCCCTGAAGGTAGCTACTACTATCAAACTGACTCGTGCGCTCTGGATAATCCCTATGGCTTTTGCCACTTCATTTATCTTTAAGAGCAAGGGACAGAAAATCAGTATTCCATGGTTTATTTTCTTTTTTGTATTGGCAATGGTGGTAAATACTTATTTACTGGATGGAGTACCACAATTAGGAATGGCTATCAACGGAATTGCTCGCAAGACATTGACGATTACTATGTTCTTTATCGGTGCTTCTCTTTCTATTGATGTGTTGAAAGCAGTCGGGGTCAAGCCATTAGTTCAGGGAGTTTTGCTTTGGATAGTGATTAGTTTGAGTACGTTGGCTTATATTTATTTTGTATAA
- a CDS encoding ATP-binding protein produces MDKEQIRHIIGENQEFVKNITFMERPFTFEDAGNYVFLGIRRAGKSYLMYQRIHQLLKKGHKIEEILYINFEDERFIGLKSEELDDIKLAYEETFPYQPIFFLDEIQVVDGWEKFVRRLVDKKYRVYVTGSNAKMLSSEIATTLGGRFLIQEVYPFSFREFLLSQDIRLTTNWLYTPSLRNEVVRTFDAYFYNGGFPELIAFKDKRSWLSGLYQKIFFGDLVARYALRNSDSMSLLVKKLAESVMQPSSYNRLKNIVSSAGESVGVRTVIDYVRYLEETWLIFSIENYAARFAERESNRKYYFIDNGILNLFIFNPETLLLENLVAVSLYRIFGKELYFYNQNVEVDFYIPDQKWLVQASYNISDTQTFTREVNGLLKTAKFLKAEKLQIVTRNEERTVEQDGFTIEVIPIWKWMIMLENK; encoded by the coding sequence ATGGATAAGGAACAAATTAGGCATATAATAGGTGAAAATCAAGAGTTTGTGAAGAATATAACATTCATGGAACGTCCTTTTACTTTTGAGGATGCGGGTAATTATGTGTTTTTAGGTATTCGCCGGGCCGGAAAATCCTATTTGATGTATCAGCGGATACACCAACTTCTGAAGAAAGGGCATAAGATAGAAGAAATACTTTATATCAATTTTGAGGATGAACGTTTTATCGGCTTGAAATCAGAAGAGTTGGACGATATAAAATTGGCTTATGAAGAGACTTTTCCCTATCAGCCTATCTTCTTTTTGGATGAGATACAAGTTGTAGACGGGTGGGAAAAGTTCGTTCGTCGGTTGGTAGATAAAAAATATCGTGTATATGTGACTGGAAGTAATGCGAAAATGTTGAGTAGTGAAATTGCTACGACATTAGGCGGGCGTTTTCTTATCCAGGAAGTATATCCGTTTTCTTTTCGTGAGTTCCTTCTTTCGCAGGATATAAGATTAACGACAAACTGGCTTTATACTCCAAGTTTGCGTAATGAAGTGGTACGTACTTTTGATGCTTATTTCTATAATGGAGGATTTCCGGAATTGATAGCATTTAAAGATAAACGTTCTTGGTTGAGTGGACTTTATCAGAAAATATTCTTTGGTGATTTGGTAGCTCGTTATGCACTACGTAATTCGGATTCGATGAGTTTGTTGGTGAAGAAACTTGCGGAAAGTGTTATGCAACCCTCTTCTTACAATCGACTTAAAAATATTGTATCTTCAGCGGGAGAGAGCGTGGGAGTACGAACTGTCATTGACTATGTGAGATATTTGGAAGAAACTTGGCTGATATTCAGTATTGAGAATTATGCTGCTCGTTTTGCCGAAAGAGAGAGTAACAGGAAATATTATTTTATAGATAATGGTATTTTGAATCTGTTCATCTTTAATCCGGAAACTTTGTTGTTGGAGAATTTAGTAGCTGTCTCTTTATATAGAATTTTTGGAAAAGAACTATATTTCTATAATCAGAATGTAGAAGTTGATTTTTATATTCCTGATCAGAAATGGCTTGTTCAAGCTTCATATAATATTTCTGATACTCAAACTTTTACCCGTGAAGTGAATGGGCTTTTGAAAACGGCAAAATTCTTAAAAGCGGAGAAGTTGCAAATTGTGACTCGTAATGAGGAACGCACAGTTGAGCAGGATGGTTTTACAATAGAGGTAATTCCCATTTGGAAATGGATGATAATGTTAGAGAATAAGTAA